One genomic region from Heterodontus francisci isolate sHetFra1 chromosome 39, sHetFra1.hap1, whole genome shotgun sequence encodes:
- the vsig10l gene encoding V-set and immunoglobulin domain-containing protein 10-like, giving the protein MRPDNWSRQTGAALLTWAALLVALTESIEIQASSPVRVIAGKNATLSVEFTSSSPPHVAWALGATFASWDVGQNGSVKVSSEFLGRITVNTSSASMVILQSTLSDSRNYAVTLSALNEQSASRNISLRVYELISNVKVTAPEGVIKEGDTSVALSCTMVTGTWDALTWAKNGMEVVSNTHTVIAGNELKIQSVVREDAGEYSCHVKNPFSNGSARGLLNVYYGPDVPTVEIVSATDPDPAQFVLVNATVNLTCATSSAPPAQYFWSVGESGDTSVPSGPVLVLSRVQLEQAGRYSCIVVNAKLGDSKRTAVALNVYELPPGSPECSMTSIASNKALQFSCSWPGGFPKAEIRWLGLLRNVSAESQLVQNQSSPADLSGRDVTCVAGHRAAVKTCIVKPAIPLVSPSRQVVGETQGDVTVTLKCEVTSNPAPVIRWYKGQGPLASGEKIVISPDSSEVRIRSFSLVNDTGNYSCSCINPLGGSSSTLTLTAPLVSDVTVTRINGTTASISWGVRESDVVTSFLVQRRTDTQRGSSSSGPRADSWVTVQETGMDGRTATLSQLQEDLAYSFRVLPKTGTQSGEPSPSQSVAPTADNRLSGGAIAGIIVGCVIGFLLILLLIAGLVLWKFKKKKKVIVEKQTANKQKDTSRQRSIPNGTGPSVFPRGGLPQPPPRRSISNKTGLTAEYSDTESSLCPKSPDVIGPYPFAKTQSLESSSQEKHSARAELPQHNGQSPLQSRAITIQERLATMV; this is encoded by the exons ATGCGACCGGACAACTGGAGCAGGCAGACGGGAGCAGCTCTGCTCACCTGGGCTGCTCTGCTCGTAG CCCTGACGGAGAGCATCGAGATCCAGGCCAGCAGCCCAGTGAGGGTCATCGCGGGAAAGAACGCGACGCTGTCAGTGGAGTTCACGAGCAGCAGTCCGCCACACGTTGCCTGGGCTCTGGGTGCGACATTCGCCAGCTGGGACGTGGGTCAGAACGGATCGGTGAAAGTGTCCTCGGAATTCTTGGGCAGGATTACCGTAAACACCAGCTCGGCTTCGATGGTCATCCTCCAGAGCACCCTGTCTGACAGCAGGAATTACGCAGTGACCTTGTCTGCTTTGAACGAGCAGTCAGCCAGCAGGAATATCTCGCTCAGAGTCTACG AGCTGATAAGCAACGTCAAGGTGACAGCACCCGAGGGTGTTATCAAGGAGGGTGACACCAGCGTCGCCCTGTCCTGTACCATGGTAACGGGGACATGGGATGCCCTGACGTGGGCCAAGAACGGCATGGAggttgtcagcaacacccacactGTGATAGCCGGTAATGAGCTGAAGATTCAGTCTGTGGTTCGAGAGGACGCGGGAGAGTACTCCTGTCACGTGAAAAATCCCTTCAGCAACGGGAGTGCCCGGGGGCTGCTCAATGTTTACT ACGGCCCCGACGTCCCCACGGTGGAGATCGTCTCCGCGACGGACCCTGACCCGGCGCAGTTCGTGCTCGTCAACGCCACGGTCAACCTCACCTGCGCCACCAGCTCCGCGCCGCCGGCTCAGTACTTCTGGAGCGTCGGCGAGAGCGGGGACACCAGCGTGCCGTCCGGCCCGGTCCTGGTGCTCAGTCGCGTCCAGCTGGAGCAGGCCGGGCGATACAGCTGCATCGTGGTCAACGCCAAGTTGGGTGATAGCAAGAGGACGGCGGTTGCGCTTAACGTGTACG AGCTGCCTCCGGGGAGCCCGGAGTGCTCCATGACGTCCATCGCGAGCAACAAAGCGTTGCAGTTCTCCTGCTCCTGGCCGGGGGGATTCCCCAAGGCTGAGATCCGGTGGCTGGGGCTGTTACGTAACGTGAGCGCCGAGTCCCAGCTCGTTCAGAACCAGAGCTCGCCAGCCGACTTGAGTGGCCGGGATGTGACGTGCGTGGCCGGGCACCGGGCGGCCGTCAAAACCTGCATCGTCAAACCGG CGATTCCGCTGGTCAGCCCATCGCGGCAGGTTGTCGGGGAGACTCAGGGCGACGTCACGGTGACCCTGAAATGCGAGGTCACGTCGAACCCAGCGCCCGTGATCCGCTGGTACAAGGGGCAGGGGCCTCTAGCGAGTGGGGAAAAAATCGTCATCTCACCCGACAGCTCGGAAGTGCGGATCCGGAGTTTCTCCTTAGTGAACGACACCGGGAATTACAGCTGTTCCTGCATCAACCCCCTGGGAGGCAGCAGCTCAACACTGACCCTGACGG CCCCCCTGGTCTCTGATGTGACAGTGACGCGCATCAACGGGACGACGGCCTCCATCTCCTGGGGCGTCCGCGAGTCCGACGTAGTGACCTCGTTCCTGGTGCAGCGGCGGACGGACACTCAGCGCGGCTCATCCTCCAGCGGCCCCCGCGCCGACTCCTGGGTCACGGTGCAGGAGACAGGCATGGACGGTCGCACTGCCACCTTGTCCCAGCTGCAGGAGGATCTGGCCTACTCCTTCCGGGTGCTTCCGAAGACGGGCACGCAGTCCGGTGAACCCTCGCCGTCGCAGTCCGTCGCGCCCACCGCCGACA ATCGGTTAAGTGGTGGGGCAATCGCTGGAATCATCGTGGGGTGTGTGATCGGCTTCTTACTGATTTTGCTGCTCATTGCAGGTCTTgttctgtggaaat TTAAAAAAAAGAAGAAAGTAATTGTGGAAAAGCAAACAGCAAACAAGCAG AAGGACACCAGCCGGCAAAGGTCGATCCCAAACGGAACGGGACCCTCCGTCTTTCCGCGAGGCGGCCTTCCACAGCCTCCGCCTCGGCGAAGCATCTCAAACAAAACGGGCCTG ACTGCAGAATATAGTGACACAGAGAGTTCTCTGTGTCCAAAGTCACCCGATGTTATCGGGCCCTACCCATTTGCAAAGACGCAGAGCCTGGAGAGCAGTTCCCAGGAGAAACACTCAGCAAGAGCAGAGCTG CCACAACACAACGGCCAATCCCCACTCCAGTCTCGAGCCATCACCATCCAGGAGCGGCTGGCCACCATGGTGTGA